In Lysinibacillus sp. 2017, the DNA window CGAGAAGGAATGGGGCGCACAGATTTTTATACGTTCACAAAAAGGGTTAACCGCAACACCTGCGGGAGAATTAGTCATTCAGTACTCCAATGAAATGATTATGAAACGTGAGGAAATATTTGAAACGATTCAAGCATTAAATTCAAAAGTACATGGCACACTAAAAATTGCTTGTGCATCGATTGTCGGACAGAATTGGTTACCGAAAGTATTGAAAGATTACGTCACAAAATATCCTGATACGAAGATTTCATTAATGACGGGTTGGAGTTCAGAAATTGTCAAAGCACTTTATGAGGGAGAGGCACATATTGGGATTGTGCGTGGTCAAGCAGATTGGAAGGGCAAAAAAATACATTTATTCCGTGACATGATGTATTTAGTCGACAAAGAAATTCAAGATATGGAAGATATATTGACATCTGATCGCCCATTTATTCAATTTAAAAGTGATTCCAATTATTATCAAGAAATTCAACAATGGTGGCAACGTCATTTCAACTGCAATCCAAAGCACCAAATTCTTGTTGATCAAATTGAAACGTGTAAACAAATGGCTGTTAACGGAATTGGTTATGCGATTTTACCTTCCATCACATTAAATGGGGAAGAAAATGTCCATAAAATTCCATTAACAAACACCGAAAGTGATCATGGATTAACACGCGATACGTGGTTAATTGGTTATGATTCAGCATTCGAGCTACGCCAAGTAGAAGCTTTCGTTAATGTCGTACAAGACCATGCACGCTGCCTATATGATTATACGAAAGGTCAATAATAACAATATTTTTAAATAATGGTGTAAATTTATCTGAAAATTTAGTACAATTGTTCGTGTTAAGAAAACTTACATGCGAAGAGGTGTCTAAATGGAAAAGTTAAATGCACAACAAATTATTGATTTTATTTCACAATCTAAAAAAGTAACACCTGTAAAAGTTTATGTTAAAGGATCAGG includes these proteins:
- a CDS encoding LysR family transcriptional regulator; this translates as MTASEAEIIKILAEEKNMRKAAERLFLTQPALSQRLQSIEKEWGAQIFIRSQKGLTATPAGELVIQYSNEMIMKREEIFETIQALNSKVHGTLKIACASIVGQNWLPKVLKDYVTKYPDTKISLMTGWSSEIVKALYEGEAHIGIVRGQADWKGKKIHLFRDMMYLVDKEIQDMEDILTSDRPFIQFKSDSNYYQEIQQWWQRHFNCNPKHQILVDQIETCKQMAVNGIGYAILPSITLNGEENVHKIPLTNTESDHGLTRDTWLIGYDSAFELRQVEAFVNVVQDHARCLYDYTKGQ